One Natronomonas moolapensis 8.8.11 genomic region harbors:
- the smc gene encoding chromosome segregation protein SMC, whose amino-acid sequence MHIKALVLDKFKSFGRKTRIPLYEDFTTISGPNGSGKSNIIDSVLFALGLARTSGIRAEKLPDLIYNPGHDDEAGGFAGEREASVEVILDNADGTLSREQVVSAAGSENVGDIEEISVRRRVKQTDEDTYYSYYYLNGRSVNLSDIQDLLAQAGVTPEGYNVVMQGDVTEIITMTAGSRREIIDEIAGVAQFDAKKADAFGELETVQERVDEAELRIEEKQERLDRLADERETALEYKQLKSEREEYEGYLKAAELEDKREEYEDVCASIEERAAELEGLQRELDERQGRLTRLEEDLADLNAEIERKGEDEQLEIKREIEEIKGEISRIEDRIDTENDRIEKAEAERRQAFVAIDRKGETVEELEADIRNKKVEKSSLKADVQEREVDLESVESEIEAVDSEYESVRNQLEERREALQKLKDERNELQRKQDRLLDESRRRTNEERETEAEIEAAEAKLPELEAERSDLENELEKAETNRETITEVVEDLKAERRELQERLESIEDDISAKQGEYAELEARAGESGDSSYGRAVTTVLNAGMDGVHGTVGQLGGVAPEYATACETAAGGRLANVVVDDDGVGERCIEHLKSRNAGRATFLPMTEMHGRSLPSPPDLPGVVDFAYNLIDFDPTYADVFAYVVGDTLVVEDMATARDLMGEFRLVTVEGDLVEKSGAMTGGSSSGSRYSFEKSGKGQLERVAERITELEDRKQSVREELRDVESRLDDARDRQTDAAEQVRDVEADIESIDEKREATEAEIEALAEELEEIEAERESVADRMDEIEGDIDHLDAEIRSAEADIEELEAEIADSEIPELTERAETIRGEISELEDRMGELDGELNELELEKQYAEEAIEDLHDDIEAAQNRKAETEARVIELEDDLEAERETLEAKQEAVADLEDELADLKADREALKDELADAKAARDEKREAVSRVESSLEELRDTESRLEWELDELESQVDEYDPEEIPDHDTVTAEISRLEGEMNALEPVNMLAIDEYDEVEAELDDLEGKRETLIEEGDGIRERIEGYDSRKRETFMDAYEGINEEFRDIFARLSSGSGELVLEDPKDPFEGGLTMKAQPGDKPVQRLDAMSGGEKSLTALAFIFAIQRYNPAPFYALDEIDAFLDAANAEMVGEMVEELASEAQFVVVSHRAALLERSERAIGVTMQEDNVSAVTGIDLSSLEVPADD is encoded by the coding sequence ATGCACATCAAAGCGCTCGTCCTCGACAAGTTCAAGAGCTTCGGCCGTAAGACTCGAATTCCACTCTACGAGGACTTCACGACCATCAGCGGCCCGAATGGCTCCGGCAAGTCGAACATCATCGACTCGGTGCTGTTCGCGCTCGGGCTCGCCCGCACCTCGGGCATCCGTGCGGAGAAGCTACCCGACCTCATTTACAACCCCGGCCACGACGACGAGGCGGGCGGCTTCGCCGGCGAGCGCGAGGCGAGCGTCGAGGTGATCCTCGACAACGCCGACGGGACGCTGTCGCGCGAGCAGGTCGTCTCCGCGGCCGGGTCCGAGAACGTCGGCGATATCGAGGAGATCTCCGTACGGCGGCGGGTCAAACAGACCGACGAGGACACCTACTACTCGTATTATTACCTCAACGGCCGGTCGGTGAACCTCTCGGACATTCAGGACTTGCTCGCGCAGGCAGGCGTGACGCCGGAGGGGTACAACGTCGTGATGCAGGGCGATGTGACGGAAATCATCACCATGACCGCCGGATCGCGCCGGGAGATCATCGACGAGATCGCCGGCGTCGCCCAGTTCGACGCGAAAAAAGCCGACGCCTTCGGCGAGCTCGAGACCGTCCAAGAGCGCGTCGACGAGGCCGAACTCCGCATCGAGGAGAAACAAGAACGCCTCGATCGGCTGGCCGACGAGCGCGAGACGGCGCTCGAGTACAAACAGCTCAAATCGGAAAGAGAGGAGTACGAGGGGTATCTCAAGGCCGCAGAACTCGAGGACAAACGCGAAGAATACGAGGACGTGTGCGCGTCGATCGAGGAACGAGCCGCGGAACTCGAGGGACTCCAGCGCGAACTCGACGAACGACAGGGCCGCCTCACGCGGCTCGAGGAGGACCTCGCCGACCTCAACGCCGAGATCGAACGCAAGGGCGAGGACGAACAGCTCGAGATCAAACGCGAGATCGAGGAAATAAAGGGTGAGATCTCCCGGATCGAGGACCGAATCGATACCGAAAACGATCGAATCGAGAAGGCCGAAGCCGAACGCCGACAGGCGTTCGTCGCGATCGATCGCAAGGGCGAGACCGTCGAGGAACTCGAAGCTGACATCCGGAACAAGAAAGTCGAGAAGTCCTCGCTGAAAGCCGACGTCCAGGAGAGAGAGGTCGACCTCGAGTCGGTCGAGTCCGAGATCGAGGCGGTCGATTCGGAGTACGAGTCCGTTCGAAACCAACTCGAGGAGCGCCGCGAGGCGCTCCAGAAGCTGAAAGACGAGCGCAACGAACTCCAGCGGAAACAGGATCGGTTGCTCGACGAGTCCCGACGGCGGACGAACGAGGAACGCGAAACCGAAGCCGAGATCGAGGCCGCGGAGGCCAAACTGCCCGAACTCGAGGCCGAACGCTCGGACCTCGAGAACGAACTCGAGAAAGCCGAAACGAACCGCGAGACGATCACCGAGGTCGTCGAGGACCTGAAGGCCGAGCGGCGGGAGCTACAGGAGCGACTGGAGTCCATCGAGGACGATATCTCGGCGAAGCAGGGCGAGTACGCCGAACTCGAGGCGCGGGCGGGCGAAAGCGGCGACAGCTCCTACGGCCGGGCCGTGACGACGGTGTTGAACGCCGGCATGGATGGCGTCCACGGGACGGTCGGGCAGTTGGGGGGCGTCGCCCCGGAATACGCCACCGCGTGCGAGACGGCCGCGGGCGGCCGCCTCGCGAACGTCGTCGTCGACGACGACGGTGTCGGCGAGCGCTGTATCGAGCACCTCAAATCGAGGAACGCCGGGCGAGCGACGTTCCTCCCGATGACGGAGATGCACGGCCGGTCGCTGCCGTCGCCCCCAGACCTGCCGGGCGTGGTCGATTTCGCGTACAACCTGATCGACTTCGATCCGACGTACGCCGACGTGTTCGCCTACGTCGTCGGCGACACCCTGGTGGTCGAGGACATGGCGACCGCGCGCGACCTGATGGGCGAGTTCCGGCTCGTCACCGTCGAGGGGGACCTCGTCGAGAAGTCGGGCGCGATGACCGGCGGGTCGAGTTCCGGCTCGCGGTACTCCTTCGAGAAGAGCGGGAAGGGACAGCTCGAGCGGGTCGCCGAGCGGATCACGGAACTGGAGGACCGAAAGCAGTCGGTCCGGGAGGAACTCCGGGACGTCGAGTCGCGGCTGGACGACGCCCGCGACCGCCAGACCGACGCGGCCGAGCAGGTCAGAGACGTCGAGGCCGACATCGAGTCGATCGACGAGAAGCGCGAGGCGACCGAGGCGGAGATCGAGGCGCTCGCCGAGGAACTCGAGGAAATAGAGGCCGAGCGCGAGTCGGTCGCCGACCGGATGGACGAAATCGAGGGGGACATTGACCACCTCGACGCCGAGATCCGGAGCGCCGAGGCCGACATCGAGGAACTGGAGGCCGAGATCGCCGACTCGGAGATCCCCGAGCTGACGGAGCGCGCCGAGACGATCCGCGGGGAGATCTCGGAGCTCGAGGACCGAATGGGCGAACTCGACGGCGAACTCAACGAGCTCGAACTGGAGAAGCAATACGCCGAGGAAGCGATCGAGGACCTCCACGACGACATCGAGGCGGCCCAAAACAGGAAGGCCGAGACCGAAGCGCGCGTCATCGAACTCGAAGACGACTTAGAGGCCGAACGGGAGACGCTCGAAGCCAAACAGGAGGCGGTCGCCGACCTGGAGGACGAACTGGCCGATCTCAAGGCCGACCGCGAGGCGCTGAAAGACGAGCTCGCGGACGCGAAGGCGGCCCGCGACGAGAAGCGAGAGGCCGTCTCGCGCGTCGAGTCCAGCCTCGAGGAGCTGCGCGACACCGAATCGCGCCTCGAGTGGGAACTCGACGAACTCGAATCGCAGGTCGACGAGTACGACCCCGAAGAGATTCCGGACCACGACACGGTGACGGCCGAGATTTCGCGGCTCGAGGGCGAAATGAACGCGCTGGAGCCGGTCAACATGCTCGCCATCGACGAGTACGACGAGGTCGAGGCCGAACTCGACGACTTGGAGGGCAAACGCGAGACCCTGATCGAGGAGGGCGACGGGATCAGAGAGCGAATCGAGGGATACGACTCGCGCAAACGGGAGACGTTCATGGACGCCTACGAGGGTATCAACGAGGAGTTCCGGGACATCTTCGCGCGGCTCTCGAGCGGCAGCGGCGAACTCGTCCTCGAAGACCCCAAAGACCCCTTCGAGGGCGGGCTGACGATGAAGGCCCAGCCGGGCGACAAGCCAGTCCAGCGGCTCGACGCGATGTCCGGCGGCGAGAAGTCCCTGACGGCGCTGGCGTTCATCTTCGCGATCCAGCGGTACAACCCGGCCCCGTTCTACGCGCTTGACGAGATCGACGCCTTCCTCGACGCGGCCAACGCCGAGATGGTCGGCGAGATGGTCGAGGAGCTGGCCAGTGAGGCCCAGTTCGTCGTTGTCTCCCACCGCGCGGCGCTGTTGGAGCGATCCGAGCGCGCCATCGGCGTGACGATGCAGGAGGACAACGTCTCGGCGGTGACGGGGATCGATCTCTCGAGTCTGGAGGTGCCGGCGGATGACTAG
- a CDS encoding segregation and condensation protein A: MTSEDERSESSIERAGSKEPTDSPHPPLRADGGTADEIPLNIAGHGAESPSEEDGGDGPDDAVPSGVDVSAPDGSDDEVEPVELLVQLAEDGEIDPWDIDVVTVTDKFLDRLDGSDLRTGGRALFYASVLLRMKSDVMWTDDEPDEGAAPDPEPWERPPGEEPRAFEADPIDELEREMDRRIERKRARGMPETLDELVRDLRERERDTWWKESRTYDTSGSPSGYGRGTRTLDYHAGDDVRMDDEPTAEEVTGKTHDEHMEEIVADVYRKLRTHYDRGREEVLFTEVRTAGGGVVDTFLGLLFLANRGQVRLRQDDLFGDLWIRDPAGGAVEESASADD, from the coding sequence ATGACTAGCGAGGACGAGCGCAGCGAGTCCTCGATAGAGCGAGCGGGGTCGAAAGAGCCAACAGACTCGCCTCACCCACCACTCCGGGCCGACGGTGGCACGGCCGACGAGATCCCGCTGAACATCGCGGGCCACGGGGCCGAATCGCCGTCGGAGGAGGACGGTGGTGACGGTCCCGACGACGCCGTCCCTTCCGGGGTCGACGTCTCGGCCCCGGACGGCTCCGACGACGAGGTCGAACCCGTCGAGTTGTTGGTCCAACTCGCCGAGGACGGGGAGATCGACCCCTGGGACATCGACGTGGTGACCGTCACCGACAAGTTCCTCGATCGGCTCGACGGCTCGGATCTCCGAACGGGGGGGCGGGCGCTGTTTTACGCGTCGGTGCTGTTGCGGATGAAAAGCGACGTGATGTGGACCGACGACGAACCCGATGAAGGCGCCGCCCCCGACCCGGAGCCGTGGGAGCGACCGCCGGGCGAGGAGCCACGAGCGTTCGAGGCGGACCCGATCGACGAGCTCGAACGCGAGATGGACCGGCGGATCGAGCGCAAGCGCGCCCGCGGGATGCCGGAGACGCTCGACGAGTTGGTCCGGGATCTTCGCGAGCGCGAGCGCGACACGTGGTGGAAGGAGTCCAGGACCTACGACACCTCGGGGTCACCGTCGGGGTACGGCCGCGGGACCCGGACGCTCGATTACCACGCGGGCGACGACGTCCGGATGGACGACGAGCCGACGGCCGAGGAAGTGACCGGCAAGACCCACGACGAGCACATGGAGGAGATCGTCGCCGACGTCTACCGGAAACTCCGGACGCATTACGACCGGGGGCGCGAGGAGGTGTTGTTCACCGAGGTCCGGACGGCCGGCGGCGGCGTCGTCGACACGTTCTTGGGACTGTTGTTCTTGGCGAACCGCGGGCAGGTCAGACTCCGACAGGACGACCTCTTCGGGGACCTCTGGATTCGCGATCCCGCGGGTGGGGCAGTCGAGGAATCGGCGTCGGCCGACGACTGA
- a CDS encoding IS6-like element ISNamo7 family transposase → MPKNARLNGHLDEIELGFVEREATPKLLMKLGIQLHLAGLSLSNTISILEIFGVSRARSTVHNWVHRADLQPESGRDPDHVAVDETVIRLNDEQYWLYAAVDPETNKLLYTTLEPTTNKAIAHAFFAELREKHDVDDAVFLIDGSHSLKDACRRHSLDFRYERHGNRNSVERVFREVKRRTISFSNCFSNAEADTADDWLRSFAFAWNQLM, encoded by the coding sequence ATGCCCAAAAACGCCCGCCTCAACGGCCATTTGGACGAGATCGAGTTAGGTTTTGTGGAGCGAGAAGCGACACCGAAATTACTGATGAAGCTTGGTATTCAACTCCATTTAGCTGGCCTATCACTTTCGAATACCATTTCTATCCTTGAGATATTCGGTGTCAGTCGAGCTCGATCTACTGTTCACAACTGGGTTCACAGGGCAGATCTACAGCCCGAATCTGGTCGGGATCCGGATCACGTTGCGGTGGATGAGACCGTGATCCGACTCAATGATGAGCAGTACTGGCTGTATGCTGCTGTCGATCCTGAGACAAACAAATTACTGTATACAACGCTTGAACCGACGACAAACAAGGCAATCGCTCACGCATTCTTTGCCGAACTCCGCGAGAAACACGACGTTGACGACGCGGTGTTTCTCATAGATGGCTCGCACTCACTGAAAGACGCCTGTCGCCGCCATAGCCTCGATTTCAGATATGAACGCCATGGAAATCGGAATAGCGTCGAACGTGTCTTTCGAGAGGTAAAACGACGAACTATCAGTTTTTCAAACTGTTTTAGCAATGCCGAAGCAGACACCGCCGACGATTGGCTTCGATCCTTCGCCTTCGCATGGAATCAGCTTATGTGA
- a CDS encoding glycerate kinase type-2 family protein — MFDRSGTPADSPAHELALGCLEAGIDAAHPRRAVARHCSVDERDGTLTVRDACYDLSAYDSIRLIGGGKAADDLAAAFEELLGDRLSGGVVVTDERTADPDRIDVLEGEHPTPGDGSVAGARAVLNCAAAATDRTLVIGAIAGGGSALLCAPAAGLSAADLQAVTDDLLDAGASIDELNTVRRACSSIKGGGLAAAAKPATTVGILVSDVVGGDPSIIASGPTVPTETDPDAALAVLARYGVDVPAVESFLRGSTPEGPADTDVDTHVVASGRDAIDAAVEHASSRGYRTCVISTRIEGEARAAGRLHAAVAAEAADSGDPVEPPAVILSGGETTVRVTGDGTGGPNGEFALAAAMDLPNPAVLGAVDTDGGDGSTDAAGALVDAGTVDDPAAARAALSDNDSYTFLESRRALLRSGATGTNVNDLRVLVVPA; from the coding sequence ATGTTCGACCGATCCGGGACGCCGGCCGACTCGCCGGCGCACGAACTCGCCCTCGGGTGTCTCGAAGCGGGGATCGACGCTGCACACCCGCGGCGTGCGGTCGCCCGCCACTGTTCGGTGGACGAACGCGACGGGACGCTGACCGTCCGAGACGCCTGTTATGACCTCTCGGCGTACGACTCGATCCGGCTCATCGGTGGGGGCAAGGCCGCCGATGATCTCGCGGCGGCCTTCGAAGAGCTGCTCGGCGACCGGCTCTCGGGCGGCGTCGTCGTCACGGACGAACGGACCGCCGACCCGGACCGGATCGACGTGCTGGAGGGCGAACACCCGACGCCGGGCGACGGCAGCGTCGCGGGCGCGCGGGCGGTCCTCAACTGCGCCGCGGCCGCTACCGATCGAACGCTCGTCATCGGGGCGATCGCCGGCGGTGGGAGCGCGCTGCTGTGTGCGCCCGCGGCGGGGCTGTCCGCCGCCGACCTCCAGGCTGTCACCGACGACCTCCTCGACGCCGGGGCCTCGATCGACGAGCTCAACACCGTTCGACGGGCGTGCTCGTCGATCAAGGGCGGCGGCCTCGCCGCCGCCGCGAAGCCGGCGACGACCGTCGGGATCCTCGTCAGCGACGTCGTCGGCGGCGATCCGTCGATCATCGCCAGCGGGCCGACGGTCCCGACCGAAACGGACCCCGACGCCGCCCTCGCGGTCCTCGCCAGATACGGCGTCGACGTCCCGGCCGTCGAATCGTTCCTCCGGGGAAGCACGCCCGAGGGGCCGGCCGACACCGACGTCGACACCCACGTCGTCGCCTCGGGCCGGGACGCGATCGACGCGGCCGTCGAGCACGCGTCGTCGCGGGGGTACCGGACGTGCGTCATCTCGACGCGGATCGAGGGCGAGGCGAGGGCGGCCGGCCGGCTCCACGCCGCGGTCGCCGCCGAGGCCGCCGACAGCGGCGACCCGGTCGAACCGCCCGCAGTGATCCTCTCGGGCGGGGAGACCACCGTCCGCGTGACCGGCGACGGGACCGGCGGCCCGAACGGGGAGTTCGCGCTCGCGGCCGCGATGGACCTCCCCAATCCCGCCGTGTTGGGTGCCGTCGACACCGACGGGGGCGACGGCAGCACCGACGCCGCCGGCGCGCTCGTGGACGCCGGGACGGTCGACGATCCGGCAGCCGCACGCGCGGCGCTCTCGGACAACGACAGTTACACCTTCCTCGAATCCAGGAGAGCACTCCTGCGGTCGGGGGCGACCGGCACGAACGTCAACGACCTCCGGGTGCTCGTGGTTCCGGCGTAG
- a CDS encoding DUF7518 family protein, translating into MSGNRVDELEAKVRELEATIEGLTDELVETKERLGAIEDETGIEPDALGSRLSRTSRSRDDDAEADDELATEADPADGETETTDGDDAEDETANSTGDDIIVA; encoded by the coding sequence ATGTCCGGGAACCGAGTCGACGAACTCGAGGCGAAAGTGCGCGAACTCGAAGCGACCATCGAGGGGCTGACGGACGAACTCGTCGAGACGAAAGAACGATTGGGTGCGATCGAGGACGAGACCGGAATCGAGCCCGACGCCCTCGGGAGCCGGCTCTCCCGGACGTCCCGGTCCCGGGACGACGACGCCGAGGCCGATGACGAACTCGCCACGGAAGCCGACCCCGCAGACGGGGAGACCGAGACCACCGACGGGGACGACGCGGAGGACGAAACGGCGAACTCGACGGGTGACGACATTATCGTGGCCTGA
- the hisS gene encoding histidine--tRNA ligase, translating to MYDGLKGFREFYPGEMSARRELTDTIEKRVRRYGFREIGTPALERTQMYVDKSGEEITEELYAFEDKGGRGVSLTPELTPTVARMVVEKGGELPKPIKWFSTRPFWRYEQVQQGRFREFYQTNVDVFGSEHPEADAEILAVAADILDGLGLSTGDFEFRVSHRDILGGLLESLDSDVETTDAIRAVDKREKIDREEYHELLLDAGLTRDEAERFDEVLGTDDLDDLAAFAETDRVEAAVENLRAVLAAAADFGVRDRCAISLETARGLDYYTGVVFECFDTAGEVSRSVFGGGRYDDLIEGFGGQPTPAVGVGIGHETLSLLCQRAGVYPEEATETDYYVLTVGDTREVAAGIARDLRGLGHVVETDLNDRGFGDQLSYADGIGAETVVVVGEQDLADGCVTIKDMASGEQTQVPLEEFPPSEGRPTDDEEN from the coding sequence ATGTACGACGGCCTGAAGGGGTTCCGCGAGTTCTACCCCGGCGAGATGTCCGCCCGACGGGAGCTGACCGACACGATCGAAAAGCGGGTCCGGCGGTACGGCTTCCGGGAGATCGGCACGCCCGCACTCGAGCGCACACAGATGTACGTCGACAAATCGGGCGAGGAGATCACCGAGGAGCTGTACGCCTTCGAGGACAAGGGCGGGCGGGGGGTCTCGCTCACGCCGGAGTTGACTCCGACAGTCGCCCGGATGGTCGTCGAGAAGGGGGGCGAACTCCCGAAGCCGATCAAGTGGTTCTCCACCCGGCCCTTCTGGCGCTACGAGCAGGTCCAGCAGGGCCGATTCCGGGAGTTCTACCAGACCAACGTCGACGTCTTCGGCTCCGAGCACCCCGAGGCCGACGCCGAGATTCTGGCCGTCGCGGCCGACATCTTAGACGGGCTCGGGCTCTCGACCGGGGACTTCGAGTTCCGGGTCTCCCACCGGGACATCCTCGGCGGCCTGTTGGAGTCGCTGGACAGCGACGTCGAGACGACCGACGCGATCCGGGCGGTCGACAAGCGCGAGAAGATCGACCGCGAGGAATACCACGAACTGCTCCTCGATGCGGGGCTGACACGAGACGAAGCCGAGCGATTCGACGAGGTCCTCGGGACGGACGACCTCGACGACCTCGCCGCGTTCGCCGAAACCGACCGTGTGGAGGCGGCGGTCGAGAACCTGCGGGCCGTGCTGGCGGCGGCGGCCGACTTCGGCGTCAGGGACCGCTGTGCGATCTCCTTAGAGACTGCCCGCGGGCTCGATTACTACACGGGCGTCGTCTTCGAGTGTTTCGACACAGCCGGGGAGGTCTCGCGGTCGGTCTTCGGCGGCGGGCGCTACGACGACCTGATCGAGGGCTTCGGCGGGCAGCCGACCCCCGCCGTCGGCGTCGGGATCGGCCACGAGACGCTCTCGCTTCTGTGCCAGCGGGCGGGCGTCTACCCGGAGGAGGCGACCGAAACGGATTATTACGTGCTGACGGTCGGGGACACCCGCGAGGTCGCCGCGGGGATCGCTCGCGACCTCCGCGGGCTCGGCCACGTCGTCGAGACCGATCTCAACGACCGGGGGTTCGGCGATCAGCTTTCATACGCTGACGGGATCGGCGCGGAGACGGTCGTCGTAGTCGGCGAGCAGGACCTCGCCGACGGCTGTGTGACGATCAAGGATATGGCCTCCGGCGAGCAAACGCAGGTCCCCCTCGAGGAGTTCCCGCCGAGTGAGGGGCGACCGACGGACGACGAGGAGAACTGA
- a CDS encoding formyltetrahydrofolate deformylase — protein MSRQYTEITVVGEDDTGLIARVTTLLFERDINIEDLDQAVRDRIFRMTMTVDTSEMSCTPEELRKALSALGDDLGVDIQVRFPADREAQTIAVLVTKESHCLEALFEAWADGKLGAEISVIIGNHDDLEPLAEHYGVDFHDIGDEKGTPDEERLLELLDEYDTDLIVLARYMRILSPNVVFRYEDRIINIHPSILPAFPGAEPYRQAREEGVRIAGVTAHYVTTDLDQGPIITQRAFNAPPGASVEDLERRGQPLEAEALLEAVRLHLDTAISVYHGRTELRDDGDPDRYRFGLPESIDDALADRPVDGLGEAVSGVEE, from the coding sequence ATGAGCCGACAGTACACCGAGATCACCGTCGTCGGCGAGGACGATACCGGGCTCATCGCCCGCGTCACGACGCTGCTCTTCGAGCGTGACATCAACATCGAAGACCTCGATCAGGCCGTCCGGGATCGGATCTTCCGGATGACGATGACCGTCGACACCTCGGAGATGAGCTGTACGCCCGAGGAACTCCGGAAGGCACTCTCGGCGCTCGGCGACGACCTGGGTGTCGACATCCAGGTTCGATTCCCCGCCGACCGCGAGGCCCAAACCATCGCCGTCCTCGTCACCAAGGAGTCTCACTGCCTCGAGGCGCTGTTCGAGGCGTGGGCCGACGGCAAACTCGGGGCGGAGATAAGCGTCATCATCGGCAACCACGACGACCTCGAACCGCTCGCGGAGCACTACGGCGTCGACTTCCACGACATCGGCGACGAGAAGGGCACGCCGGACGAAGAGCGACTCCTCGAACTGCTCGACGAGTACGACACCGACCTCATCGTGTTGGCCCGGTATATGCGGATTCTGAGCCCGAACGTCGTCTTCCGGTACGAGGACCGCATCATCAACATCCACCCCTCGATTTTGCCCGCTTTCCCCGGCGCGGAGCCGTACCGACAGGCACGCGAAGAGGGCGTCCGCATCGCCGGCGTCACCGCCCACTACGTGACGACGGATCTCGATCAGGGGCCGATCATCACACAGCGGGCGTTCAACGCGCCACCCGGGGCGTCCGTCGAAGACCTCGAGCGCCGCGGGCAACCGCTCGAGGCGGAGGCGTTGCTCGAGGCCGTCCGGCTCCACCTCGACACCGCCATCTCCGTCTATCACGGCCGGACGGAACTGCGCGACGACGGTGATCCCGATCGCTACCGGTTCGGGCTCCCCGAGTCGATCGACGACGCCCTCGCCGACCGCCCCGTCGACGGACTCGGCGAGGCGGTCTCCGGCGTCGAGGAGTAG
- a CDS encoding ArsA family ATPase, which yields MSELTVEAVDSLETEDLPAGVDAPEYVLYGGKGGVGKTTCAAATALSSARGDTPTLVVSTDPAHSLSDTLDSEIPAEPTRIRDDVPLFAVEIDPEAAEGPFAPGGEGADGDPLDGGADGPLGGVGELLGEGGHPLGGGAMPGADEAAAMQLLIEYLDDPRFERVVVDTAPTGHTLRLLELPEVMDSMVGRLLSVRESISGMVGSLGGLFGDDDAAEADTASLEELSARIERLRAALQDPERTDFRVVMIPEEMSVTESERLVGRLEGFDIPVRTVVVNRVSEDLTAVADLDADWFVAPDTEHCEFCRRRWGVQREALSRAQELFRGREVKRVPLFAEAVQGEAMLAVVGRCLE from the coding sequence ATGAGCGAACTCACCGTCGAGGCGGTCGACTCCCTCGAGACGGAAGACCTTCCCGCCGGCGTCGACGCCCCGGAGTACGTCCTCTACGGCGGGAAGGGCGGCGTCGGCAAGACGACCTGCGCGGCCGCGACGGCGCTCTCGAGCGCCCGCGGCGACACGCCGACGCTCGTCGTCTCGACCGATCCGGCCCACTCGCTGTCGGACACCCTCGATTCGGAGATCCCAGCGGAGCCGACGCGGATCCGCGACGACGTGCCGCTTTTCGCCGTCGAGATCGACCCCGAGGCCGCCGAGGGACCGTTCGCCCCCGGCGGCGAGGGCGCCGATGGAGACCCACTGGACGGCGGCGCGGACGGCCCGCTCGGCGGCGTCGGCGAATTGCTCGGCGAGGGGGGCCACCCCCTCGGCGGCGGCGCGATGCCCGGGGCCGACGAGGCCGCCGCGATGCAGTTGCTCATCGAGTATCTCGACGATCCTCGGTTCGAGCGCGTCGTCGTCGACACCGCGCCGACGGGGCACACCCTCCGGCTGCTCGAACTCCCGGAGGTGATGGACTCGATGGTCGGCCGGCTGCTCTCGGTTCGGGAGTCGATCTCGGGTATGGTCGGGAGTCTGGGCGGGCTCTTCGGGGACGACGACGCGGCCGAGGCGGACACCGCGAGCCTCGAGGAGCTCTCGGCGCGGATCGAACGCCTCCGGGCCGCCCTCCAAGACCCCGAACGAACGGACTTCCGCGTCGTGATGATCCCCGAGGAGATGAGCGTCACCGAGAGCGAACGGCTCGTCGGCCGCCTCGAGGGGTTCGACATCCCCGTCCGGACGGTCGTCGTCAACCGGGTCAGCGAGGACCTCACTGCCGTCGCGGACCTCGACGCCGACTGGTTCGTCGCCCCCGACACCGAACACTGCGAGTTCTGTCGTCGGCGCTGGGGGGTCCAGCGCGAGGCCCTCTCGCGGGCCCAGGAACTGTTTCGCGGCCGGGAGGTCAAGCGCGTGCCGCTGTTCGCGGAGGCGGTCCAGGGCGAAGCGATGCTCGCGGTGGTCGGGCGCTGTCTGGAGTGA